The sequence CTTTGCCAAGTTGGCAGTGCGGCTGAATTGCCGAATTTGGGCAAAGGTCGAGAAGCTTGCAcagaagaagcagaaccGAGCTTTGCCTTCGTCCGCCGCTTCTAGTGTTGAAGTCGTCACTGATGGTGTGGCCCAGATTGATCTGTCACAGAACGGGTCTTCATCTACCATTTCCACAACTTACGTCCAGGGGGCTCCCTTTTGGCCTCATCTTGGATCGCATCATTCGAGTTTGTTGAATCTCGCAGCCTTATCAGCTCATCATGGGCTGTTTCAGGATGCCATCTACTACGGTGAGCAGGCGTTGAAAATTGATCGGACACTTGATGCCAATGTGCGCTTGATTGCTGCTCAAACTCAGCTTGGATCCTACCGAGTTCTCGGTGGCCATTTGAGCGAGGGCCAAGAGCTTCTTGCTGCAGCTTCCGAGTCATCGAAGCAGTTGCAAACGAGCGTTGAGACCGTGTCTCTGCACATGGCACTTGCATCATTCTATGAATCACAAGACCAACATGACAAGGCGCTCCGTGTCTTAAAAGAAGGGGATAAGCTTATTACTTCTCTCATCGACTCGGATACAATCAGCGTTTTGGCCAGTTCCAACGTGGCATCGCtagaggagaagatgaccaaGTTGCAAGtaaggagcagcagcagaagaaCGGCGGCGGCACCAGCTCCCGCTACACCAGCACGACGAACCCGGGCTACAAGCTCGGCTGCAGCATCACGAACGACAAAGAGAGCTGTCGCATCTAAGACACCTGCACCGGAGATTCAGTCGACTACTCTTCTGCGGCTGAGAAGCTTAATCCTCCGCCAGCAAGCCGATTGCTTACGTGCGCTTCGTGATTTCGATGGCTCTGCTCAACTTCTCATCGAAGCTCGACAGTGCGCGATTGCTAGAGAAAGCAAGGTTTCTATCGAGATTGGGGAAAGTGAGCATCTCCTTGCAGATGCTATCCGTCATTTCGCCAGCCATGCGGTATACTGTGTGCTTCCTGAGTCGACCATCTCTTTGCCTTCATTGACCTCTCCCGTCAAAGGTGGGGAGCTCACCACGTCCGCAGCTGTGAAGCCCTCGGTGGTGAAAAAGCCCCGCGCCCCAGCCAGAACAACGCGCACCAAGGCACAAAAAGCCAGTGAGGACTTTGTGATGATGCTGTCAAAAGCAAGTGAGTGCCTCACTAGCGTCTTCTCTGAGGCAACTGTCCTCGGCTCCACGCTCGATGGTCATGCTGCGTCCCGGCTGATGAGTCGAATCTCCATGCTTTCACATGCCACTACCCCGGGAGGAGCTGCTACCTGGGTGCAATCGCCTGCGAACATGAATGAAATCGGGCGTGTTGGAGCATTCGCCCGAGAACATATTGCTATTGACTTTGATCGTCAATTATCCGATTTTGGCGATCCTCTTCTTTGGCCCACCACTGCGCCCCAACTTGAGGGGAAGAATGAGGATATTTGCACCAACTTTGCTGAGAATTATATCGATATTCTGCCCGAAAACTGGAACGTCCTCTCGCTATCCCTCAGCGCGGACTGCAGTGAATTTTATGTCTCCCGCCTGCAGAAAAATCGCCCTCCATTCTTGCTCCGTCTTCCTCTGCGGCGAGGCAAttccgacgaggatgaggaagagcagtTTACGTTTGAAGAcggcaaagaagagatgCGGGAGCTGATCAAGTTAGCAAACCAAAGCGCACATGCTGCCAAAGCTCAGACAACGAAGCAGATGAAAAAGGAGTGGTGGACCAATCGTGAGGCGTTGGATCAACGCATGGAGAGTCTTTTGCATAACGTGGAAAATGTCTGGTTTGGAGGCTTCCGTGGAATTTTTTCGCCTCTGGCCAAGCATTCTGATGCATTTGCTCGATTTGCGGATGCCTTTCAAGGCATTCTCGACAAACACCTTCCTTCGCGCCAGAAGGGTGGCAAAGCCGCCTCGCCGCGCCTGACTCTTCACCAAAATGTCCTCGAGTTATTCATTGGTCTGCGTGACTTGGACAGCCAGGAGGAACCCGATGATATCCTGATGGATCTCCTGTACTTTGTGGTGGATATTCTTCAATTCCAGGGTGAGCGCAACGCTTACGACGAAATTGACTTTGACATGATGGTCGTGGATACCCTCGATGCTCTGCGAGGCTATCATGATGCTGCCCGGGAGGATATTGCTGCCAGCTCGCCGAGCCACACTGTGCTCGTTCTTGACAAAGCTCTGCATCTCTTTCCATGGGAATCTCTCCCTTGTCTCCAGGGCTTCCCCGTGTGCCGAGTGCCTTCGCTCGAGTGTCTTCGCGACCGAGTCCTTCGTTTCCGAGACTCACAGGCTGGGGCTGTCATTCGACGGACTTCCGGCTCGTATTTGCTCAATCCAACGGGGGATCTGCGCACGACGCAAGAGAACTTTGAGCCTGGGCTGTCCAAGTTGGATTCCTGGGCAGGGATGGTTAACCGTGAACCATCGGAAGAAGAATTCCGATCCGCACTAGAGACCAAGGACCTCTTCCTGTACTTTGGTCACGGAAGTGGCGCGCAATACATCCGGGGACGAACCGTCAAGCGCCTGACTAAGTGTGCGGTAGCCTTTTTGATGGGCTGTAGCAGTGGCACTCTCACCGAGGCGGGCGAATATGAGCCCTACGGCACACCTATGAACTATCTGCAAGCTGGTAGTCCAGCCTTGGTAGCAACCTTGTGGGATGTGACGGATAAGGATATTGATCGATTCGCGACCTCCACGTTTGACACGTGGGGACTCTTGGATAAGAAGGGCAAGTCTCGTCGCGCCAGCGAGAAGAGTCTGGACGATGCGGTTGCAGGGGCTCGAGCGTCGTGTGTGCTGAAGTATCTGAATGGAGCTGCACCCGTGGTCTATGGTGTCCCGGTCTTCTTGGATTAAGGAGGTTGATATCTCCTTGTtatttttaattttttttgttcttttcgGCATTCTTTTTTGTTGCAATAACCATTTGTTTCATACTATCATCGCAGAGCGCGGTTTATTTGTTTAGTTGCATCTGTACTTTACCCCAGGGTGGGAGGGGAGGTCTATTCTACATTTATACCCCATTGCCAAAGCATTTATACGCATCTTGTTTTTCTGCTCAGACACCTTCATTTTCCACATTTCACcccattcttctttttccttaTCAATCGCCTCCAACTTCGAGTCCGTCGGTCCAAACAGCCGAGTCAGCCGTGCCGAAGTGGAGAGTGGAGCTCTCCCCTCATGCGGGACAACCAAATCAAAAAAACAACCCCGCGCCAGCACTAAAAACGTCATTTTTCCCGCTTGTGTGGAAttcgatctccttcttctcatctcatTCCCTCTGTCACCTTCCGGCTCGCAGTACTCTGCACGtccatccatcatgtccGGCGTTACTGAAAAGGCACGCATTGCCTCTTTTGGCGGCAAGCTCCTCAAGCTGAGCCACAATGCTTCTACCACCCGTTGCGAAATGTCTTTCAACTTGTATCTCCCTCCGGGGGCTGTGGACAGCAATGCATCCAGCAAGGTCCCTGTGCTGATTTATCTGTCTGGTCTGACCTGTACCGCCGACAATTGCTCCGAGAAGGGCTTCTTCCAGCATGCGGCCAGCAAGAAGGGAATTGCGGTGCTGTATCCGGATACCAGCCCTCGTAAGTAGTCTCCAGTCTTTTGTTTTATTGggattttgttttgtttttttagAATACATGGAGACTACTATGGCGGTGCTGCAAGATTATTCCAGGGTATCTTGTTCTGTTTCGTTTGCTAATGGACTGGCCAGGGGGTTTGAACATTGCTGGCGAGGACGACTCGTATGACTTTGGATCCGGCGCTGGCTTCTACGTTGATGCGACCAAGGCCCCTTATGACCAGGGATACAACATGTACAGCTATGTCACTGAAGAGCTGCCTCAGACTGTCTTCAAGGCGTTTCCGCAATTGGACTCCAGCCGCGTGAGCATTACCGGTCATAGTATGGGTGGACACGGTGCTCTCACACTGGTGAGTTGGTTTTTTGAACTGCCTATTTGAACCTCTGCTCTGCTGGTCTAAAGGGACATCCGTCACTGATTGATCTCGTTCAGTTCCTGCGCAACCCGGGCAAGTACAAGTCTGTCTCGGCATTCGctccaatctccaacccGATCAACTGTCCCTGGGGTCAAAAGGCGTTCAAGGGATACTTTGGCGAAGACCAGCAGGAAAAGTGGAAGGAGCATGATGCGACAGAGTTGGTAAAGAAGTGGAACGGTCCAGAGTTGGATATTCTCATTGATGTGGTAAGTCCTTGTCTTTATtatcctctctctgtctctctctctctcttcgttgCGGAAGAGGGATATAGTAACCTCAACGAGAATAAGCCCTTCAAAAACCAAGAAACGATACTCTATTCAAAAGTTTCAAACTAAAacttcccccttcttttcccacACAGGGCACCGGCGACAACTTTTACAAACAAGGCCAACTACTCCCCGAGAACCTCcaagccgccgccgccgaggCCGGCCACAAGGGCGTAAATGTTCGATTCCAGCCAGACTACGACCACTCTTATTACACCATGGCCACCTTTGCAGATGACCATGTGGAACATGCTGCCAAGTATTTGAAATAGTGGGTGAGCTATTAcattgttcttttttttgcatctatatatacatatatttTGGCATTTTTGGCCTCTTTCtcgttctttctccctcttcctcttttttttcaattccaaATAGTCGGGTCATTCACGATAGTGATACTTCGAAAGGTTGACATCGTGATGAAATGAAAACCGAATACCTTGTTAAAATTCTCTCAAATCaggtcttttctcttccttcgttttttcattttcatttcttttttgatatatatcttttttttgttccaaTTCCCGAGGACCCATTCTAACTTGATTTAAATATTCAATTGAAAGTGGACGTCAACGTCAGCATCAACATGATGAACAGTATGGCAGATACAAACTCTAGGGGTTCAGTGCTATAAATTTGTTGATATATCGATACATTTCCATAAAACATAGGTCCACTAGCAATCTTAAGTCCCACTGTGTTTGGACGTCAGAGTACAACAGCCCCGCACCATCCGATACCTTAAATAGTTGAAACATCCTTTTTTAGACTGAAGGGAATACGTTTTTTCTCCGTTGGAGGCCTTAAAAACCCTCCTTGAGAAGAGGGGCAAGAATATCTCtaataaggaagaaattaccGGTGAAATCACCCATGATccatattttttttgatttttttttcttcatcggTCCTTTTTCCCGCTTCGCTTTTCGAGATGCGTCGTTTTGCTATGTTCTTAGGTGTTGTTTtgtctctttgtctttttatAGTTGAAGAGATAGAGGGGATctggggagaggagaggacgGGAAccaatgaaaaagaaaagaaaagaattaaTGCAGTAATGGTTTGCTAGCCTATTAGCATGAAAACGGTGAGGACTGGATGGATGCAATAGACAGTTGACAGGACGAGAGTTTTGATGTCAAAGGTGATGGATTGGGCTGGATTACATGCTTGCAGAACAAGTGATCATCCTATGTGTGAAGGAAGACACGGGAGCACAGAAAGACATCCCTTCGTTTGGCTGGAGCCCCTTTGTCGCAGGATGTCAAAAACGCGAACAGGGAAGATGATTGGTATTGCATGGGGGAATCTAATAAACAGAGGATTGTGGAAAACATGACAGGGTTTTGTCGTGAAGGTAGGTGACGATCAAAGGAAAATGGCTTTTTTATGCGCTTAATCGCTGAATAAAAGACTAGAAATCGGGGGGAAAGAGCACAGATGGTCAGTTTCTTGCTTGGTctcggaaaaagaaaggagtGACATGCAGTCCAAACTTACCGGGAAGAATTGCCTAAATCCTTTCATGTCCAACTGACTGAGGGCCGTCAAGAATTCTTCAATCAGATCACCACCCATGCCCATGCCGGGAAGTTCCCGAGTCCGCAGATACTCAACGTATTCCATCCCGGTCTTGAGGTAGATGGTGCGTTGCAGACCACCTGCTTCAGCGAGAACTTGCTTGGCGAGGGCATCTTTCGAGTTGAAGCTAGGCGTGGTAGGGAGAGCCCAGCAAAGAGGCGAGAATCGGCTGATCATGAACCCACCAAATCCAGGAATGGCCGCCTGAGTTGGCGCAGCGCCGTTGGAAGCCCCCGGGGCAATGTCGGGTCCACCCCAAGCGCTTCCCATTCTGGAGAGGACGGAGAAGGCCATTTTCGCGGTCGTAAAGTCTTCAATGTCCTTGGCAAAGTGCTCGATGGTTGTAATCACCGTTTCAAAGAGCGGTTGATTCCCTGCCGACAGATTTTAGCATTGCGGCCATCCAGAGtcaaaaaagtaaaaaaaaataataatcGACAACTTACTCTCACTGATGATTACGGCACCCAAGTCATTGTTCAAGACAGCCAGCAGGAAGTTGAGATATTCACGCTTCAGCTCAGCCAGCTGAATCTCGTCATCGGTACCCGTGGTCGGATCGGCTAGACCAGAAAAGACGCGCTGGAGGAAGGGAGTCAAAAGAGTGTCGAGAATACTAAAGATTTCGCCCTTGAATCCAAAGATGACCTGGTCCAGCAGACGCAGAAACAGAGCCATCTCGTCGCGGGAAGATGTCTGTGTCAAAAGTCCGTCGATCCACCGGGGAAGCTGGGGCAGGATGCGCACGCCGAGAACGCTGATCAATCGGGAAAAGGCAAATCGGGCGGCCGTACGAATGTTGAATGATGTCTTGAGAGACTCGAGAGCAACCAGAGTCGCCTCAGCCACCTGGCAGAAACATTCAGACACCTCTGGCGCGGGGGTGGTGACTGGGGTGCTACTGGCCGGGGTCAGTGTGCCTAGAGCCATGATGTCGTGGTGAATCTGCAGGAGCGCTCGATCGTCGTTGGACTTGGCCGCATCAAGATTACGTTGCATGTCGGCGAAGATCGGGTTCAGCACGGACTGAACGTAAAGCACCTGCTTGTCGACAGGCACGCTGTTGGTCGAGCAGATGACACCGACAGCCTCAAAGAGGTACAGCTGGCTATTGAACACCGCATCTGCAGAGCCTTCGTGATCTTCCGAAGACatctcatcgccatcctCGCCGTCAGAGGGAAGCTCCGCTTGGATGACCAGGAGATCACCGAGGGCTTCCACAACGGTCTGCGCCACGTTGCCAATCAGACCCCGCAACTGCTTGACGAGTCGTTGGAAGAGATACCAGGAGCGAGTCTTGACCTTGCGATTCGGGTGGTGGACCAACTGCAGGAAACTCTCCAGCACCCCCGGAATCAGCTGCACGTGATTTTGGAAGAACGAACTGTAGCGAACACAAATCTCCATGTACTGAAGCTGAGTCGCCGGGTGGGTGAACGAACGAATGTCCGACTCCACCATGCCGAGCATCATCTCGATCAGACGTACCGCGGCAGGACCGTTGGGTGAGCCCTTGGCATACAAGCCGCCAGCCTTGACCGCGAGATCGCCAAAGATGAACATCTCATGCAGAGCGAGATCCAGGTCACGCCAATCAATCTGACCCCCCGAGGCCCGCAACTTTTCAAAGGTGGTGCCCACCACTTCTGAGATGGCGTCAATGTACAATTGTTCGTCGGCCGAGGCAATGATCTGCTGCAGCACGCCCAGTCTCTTGCGAAGCTCCTGGAATTCCGCCTCGTCGGTCTgttcatcctcatcgcccCAGTTGGACGTTTCGTCGTACCGCATCTTGGCCACGATGGCTTTCAGGACCGGCAACAGAATGGACTTGTTTCGCGCTTCCAATGCTGCGTCGCCCTTGGCCACCTTGCGCATGTAGGTGAGCATGTCGTTGACGCAGGGGATCACCGTCGAGCAAATCTCGTCGTATTCGTCAGAGAAGAATCGCAGAATGTGAGGAAGGAAAACTTGAAGGAGGTCGCTGGCTTTGTCTTTCACGGGGCCCGTGTCGGTCTCGAGCGCCCGCACGATATCCATGACAGTGATGTTGACGAGCTTGGCGACGGTCTCTGCGAGGTCGACGTCGTACTTGTATGTGAATCGACTCTCTCGGAGAGGTGGGCTGTTGGACAGCTGCGTGACGATCGAGTCCAGGTTGAGGAAGACGATCATTTCGATCTTGTCGGCcggcttcatcttcttgccGATGATCTCGGTGAACACGTCGACGGCGGCATCCCGCACCCGTTGTTCCCCATCGCGCAGTTCCTGCTTCTCCGCACGGCCCAACTGCTGGAACAGCAGGTCCAACATGGTCTGGTTGACGACCAGACCAATGTCAATCCAGCTGACCCAACTTCCGACGGCCTTCAAACACAGCTCGACCACGGTGTCGTCCGCGTCCCGCCACGTAGACAGGATTTCTTGCCATGAACTGGCGATTTTCTGCATGTCCCGTTCTCGGATCAGATCTTTCAAACTATTCGCCTTGTCCTGCTCGCCACGGGATCTTGACACCAGCACATCGCCAATTTCCTCGTGGATCGAGTTGACGACTCGCAGATAGAACAAAATTCCGTTCAGGTTATCGCGGCCCGTGCTGGCCGAACTCTTGTATGTGAGGCTCAACAGGTCGTCGAAACAGGTCTCCCAACGGCCGGCATAGAGTCCGGCGAACAAGTAGGTGACTGTCTGTGCGAGCTTATTCTGAATGTACGGGGCATCGGGCGTCGCAGCGTTCTCGGGACCGTACACATTTCGGATATAGGTCATCAATTCGTCTCGAACGTAGGCGAGCGAGTCCAGGTCGATCAGGCCCGTCTGGGCGGCACTATTGATGACCTCCAAGCTGGCATGTCGTACAATCTCGGATTGGGGAGGGGACttgaggaagaggcggaggcAGACTGGCCAGCCGGAGGGATCGGAGCGGAGTTGATTGAGGAAGTCGAAGGCTTGAGATTTGAGGGTGAGATCTGGGTGTGGATTTGAAGCAATCTCAATTGCATTTGCTACCTATAGAGTGCAAGCAGAAAAAGCAAGAGGGAATCAATCAGTGTGTGGTCTGGACGGGACTGCACTGCCAATCTTGTGTGAGGAGGGGTGCGGGATGCGGTGACGATGCTGAACGGCGGGGGAAGGGCAGGATTTGGGTTTTTGGAGGGGTTCATCGATGAAGAGTTTTGAGACCGGTCCACGCAGAGCCCCAAAGAGAGCAGCGGACAGGTACTTACTTGttcttccatcttcagcCGAGCTCTCTTGTCCCTGGACACGACTGtgggagggaaagagaagagagcgaCGTTGGACGGGTTCGGTGGATGAAGGCAAAGAGGTGGGTTGGATCaaaattgttttttttcggtgGAAGAGCGTGCAGTCTATTCAGTCACCGTCTCCATAGAAAATCGGGGGTATCGTAATCGAATTTCGAGACTCGGGGAAGAGGGTCCGCTCGGTGCTAAGGTTCACGTAGTTCGACTCGACGGGGGGAACGTGGCTCGAGGAgtcgaggaaaagaggaagtcCAAAAGAGTGTGTCGAGGTCCAGCCTGACTAGGAATTGTGGTGAGAGCTGAAGATCAGGGCAACGAGAGGGCCAATGCTCGTTTTGTCAAAGGGTTCTTTTTGGAGCTTAAAAAGTTGGAGTATTTTAGGCTCCCGATAGGGTAATTGGCAGCGTGGACTTGCCGTTCGGTACCCGACCGTCGACATGAGCGTCATACCTGGCCTCAGGTACCCTCCCTGTACAGTATAGCTTCGCCGTCTTACAGTCTTACAGTCTGCGTCGATGCAGTAAATTTCAGTGTATCCTGATTCCTGACTCACTCCTGACTGTCATCCGTGCTATCTGTGACGTTGACAGTCCTCAGATCACTGTGCGGCTTGTAAGGTCTTCTCGCGAACGGTGCATGCGACTGCATGACCATGTAGCGATAGACGTAAAGTACTTTGAACTTTCCGACTCCCTCGTCTGCGGTACTACTGTACTAGTACTGCAACTAAACGATCTGGGTGATGCTTGATCTTTTTGAACActcctcatcatcagccAAGACTCCTCTCGTTATTTGACAGTGAATGAAATCAGTCAAAAACCAAATCCAAACTCTTACTGGCCCCCAAAGCTCTGAGTATTTATGTTCACAGTGAGCGTCAAAGCGACCTGCGCCACACGGTCGGGGCTAAGGAACATTCACGTAGCTCAGGATCGACACCAGCTTGAAACAGCTGCCAATAGTTGCCACCACGCCAATCCTTGTGGTTTCTGACACCCTCTTGACCTGGGCCTTGATTGCATAAGAATCATGTATGATAAGCCAAATTTTGGGGGCGCATGAAAGCTTACTCATCGGGCTGagcttcatcctcaaccctACCTGTCACCAGTACCTCCCCGTCAATTGTAGTACCTATGCGAGTAGGCtgatctcctcatcatccagtccattCTGGATAAAATGCTCAGTCTCTTCTCAAGTGGTTCCAGGCAAAGGATGAATGATTTGGCCCAATACAGAAACCTTCTTGTTTCTAAGCAGGTACTGACAGGATGTCTGCCTCCCCCAGCCATCGAACATGCAATAAATACCCACCAGCTGCTCGAATCAACCCCACAAACAAAAGGTTCATCCAAGAGAAAATTGGAAGTAGCTTGAAGCAGAGGCAGTCCACTTTGTTATCAACATCCATCTTCTCAAGTTCGCTTTCGACCATGAGAGGAGAAATTTTTCAACCGGACCTATACACTCTAGATCCgatcgagaaagaaaagggaaaaagaaattacTTCTCTATCCATCACACTGAACCGAGTTTATCATTCTCAGCACATGAGTCGTCACTCATTCAAATCGTAGTTTTCGAATCAAGTTGCCCCCTGCCCCCCTTTCAGCTCTCAACAAAACCTAGCCACGCTTTTCAGCCGCCACTTGCTCCAAAaccctcttctccatcgcctcgaATCCTTCCACCGCCTTGCCATACAACTCAAACACCCCCTCTTGATACCCATCTGCAATCTTCTCCAcaaactcctcctccttccatcGTTGTCCGATGAGATCTTCAAAGGTCTGGCCCTCGGCACGCTCAATGCCCCACACAGCCTTGTAGGCTGCACCCAGTGCGCACGCATTGTCGCCAATGTCGAGCTTGAACACACCCTCGACACCGCCGAGAATCTCGCCGGCGATCTTAGCAATGGCCTTGTTCTTGGAGCCGCCGCCGACAAGATAGACGCGGCGCGGCTGGGCCGGCAGACCGTCTCCGGGACTGTGGGTGAGACCGCGAGaacggagacggagagagagcatTTGGCTCTCGATGATGGCACGAGCTTCGTCGGCCGGGCTGGTCCAGCCGGAGGTGGTCTCGGTGAGATCGCCGCTGGTTGGGTTATAAGTGAAACGCCATTGGCCGGCGCGGAGGTTGGGGACGATTTCGGGtcgggggaagaagaggccgagCTTCATGAGGTCGGTGGGGGATTTCTGGCCCATCGGGGAGGTCGAGAGGGCCTTCTCGTCAAAGTGTGTCCAGGGTTGAGCGGGGTGGGGGTCTTGAAGGTTGTCGTTGATGGCGTCGCGGACGTGTTCGCGCGCAAGTCCGCCGTTCTTGTAGCACAGCATGAACATGTAGAGGCCAGCCGTGGTGGGATGGTTGAAGAAGTGGGTGGCCGGATCAGGCTTGTAGCTGGGGGTGGACATGAGGAAGGTGGTGGATGTGCCCAGGGAGACCATGGCGTCCGAGGGACGCAGGGGGAGAGCGAGGATGGTTGCTGGATTATCGCCCGTGGCCGGGATGACGGTGCAGTCGGCGCTGAAGCCGTAACGCTCACGGTAGTATTGATGCACGGAGCCCAGATGCTTGCCCCCGTCTTCGTAGAGGGAGCCGAGCCGGGTCTTCAGTCCCTTGACGTCGAACTTGCCGGAGCAAAGCTTGAGGATCTTTTCATCGTAGGCGCCCTGCTTGATGTTCCACAGATTCATGCCGCAGACGTCGGAGATGTCAAAGGGCGCGATGTGGCCGAGGAAAAGCGAAGCAATGAAGGAAGAAACGAGGGAGATTCGCGAAGTTTTCTCGTAAATTTCGGGGTATTTTCGAGTGAATCGCAAGATCTGAGGTCCTGTGAATCTCTAATGGAGACCAAGATTATTATTTTTCTCTTGAATTAGCACACAGAGGTCACCCGAATGTACACGGAAACGTCTCCGGTATCCAGACTGGGTGCTCTTACGTGGTGGGCCTTGCTTCCAGTCGCCTGTGCAAGTTGTTCCGGGCTTCCCAAGACGGCATCAAACTCGTCACACTCCTGCTGCGTGCTGGCGTCCTGCCAGTTGGGACTATAAGGGTGCGAGAACGCACCGGACAGCTGCTCTTCGAGGCTCTTCTTCGCATCCAGGTGCTGTAGCAATTGCTCCGCATCCGTGCTCCAGTAGACACTACCATGCTGCTGTCCAGCTCCACTGATACCCTTGATGCGGCTAAAATCCAGTCCTTG comes from Penicillium oxalicum strain HP7-1 chromosome I, whole genome shotgun sequence and encodes:
- a CDS encoding S-formylglutathione hydrolase, which produces MSGVTEKARIASFGGKLLKLSHNASTTRCEMSFNLYLPPGAVDSNASSKVPVLIYLSGLTCTADNCSEKGFFQHAASKKGIAVLYPDTSPRGLNIAGEDDSYDFGSGAGFYVDATKAPYDQGYNMYSYVTEELPQTVFKAFPQLDSSRVSITGHSMGGHGALTLFLRNPGKYKSVSAFAPISNPINCPWGQKAFKGYFGEDQQEKWKEHDATELVKKWNGPELDILIDVGTGDNFYKQGQLLPENLQAAAAEAGHKGVNVRFQPDYDHSYYTMATFADDHVEHAAKYLK
- a CDS encoding putative D-xylulose kinase A, with translation MASQSPLYIGFDLSTQQLKGLAVNSDLKVEYIAKFDFDADSTGFSIKKGVMTNEAEHEVFAPVALWLQAMDTVLESLRKQGLDFSRIKGISGAGQQHGSVYWSTDAEQLLQHLDAKKSLEEQLSGAFSHPYSPNWQDASTQQECDEFDAVLGSPEQLAQATGSKAHHRFTGPQILRFTRKYPEIYEKTSRISLVSSFIASLFLGHIAPFDISDVCGMNLWNIKQGAYDEKILKLCSGKFDVKGLKTRLGSLYEDGGKHLGSVHQYYRERYGFSADCTVIPATGDNPATILALPLRPSDAMVSLGTSTTFLMSTPSYKPDPATHFFNHPTTAGLYMFMLCYKNGGLAREHVRDAINDNLQDPHPAQPWTHFDEKALSTSPMGQKSPTDLMKLGLFFPRPEIVPNLRAGQWRFTYNPTSGDLTETTSGWTSPADEARAIIESQMLSLRLRSRGLTHSPGDGLPAQPRRVYLVGGGSKNKAIAKIAGEILGGVEGVFKLDIGDNACALGAAYKAVWGIERAEGQTFEDLIGQRWKEEEFVEKIADGYQEGVFELYGKAVEGFEAMEKRVLEQVAAEKRG
- a CDS encoding Exportin-T encodes the protein MNPSKNPNPALPPPFSIVTASRTPPHTRLAVANAIEIASNPHPDLTLKSQAFDFLNQLRSDPSGWPVCLRLFLKSPPQSEIVRHASLEVINSAAQTGLIDLDSLAYVRDELMTYIRNVYGPENAATPDAPYIQNKLAQTVTYLFAGLYAGRWETCFDDLLSLTYKSSASTGRDNLNGILFYLRVVNSIHEEIGDVLVSRSRGEQDKANSLKDLIRERDMQKIASSWQEILSTWRDADDTVVELCLKAVGSWVSWIDIGLVVNQTMLDLLFQQLGRAEKQELRDGEQRVRDAAVDVFTEIIGKKMKPADKIEMIVFLNLDSIVTQLSNSPPLRESRFTYKYDVDLAETVAKLVNITVMDIVRALETDTGPVKDKASDLLQVFLPHILRFFSDEYDEICSTVIPCVNDMLTYMRKVAKGDAALEARNKSILLPVLKAIVAKMRYDETSNWGDEDEQTDEAEFQELRKRLGVLQQIIASADEQLYIDAISEVVGTTFEKLRASGGQIDWRDLDLALHEMFIFGDLAVKAGGLYAKGSPNGPAAVRLIEMMLGMVESDIRSFTHPATQLQYMEICVRYSSFFQNHVQLIPGVLESFLQLVHHPNRKVKTRSWYLFQRLVKQLRGLIGNVAQTVVEALGDLLVIQAELPSDGEDGDEMSSEDHEGSADAVFNSQLYLFEAVGVICSTNSVPVDKQVLYVQSVLNPIFADMQRNLDAAKSNDDRALLQIHHDIMALGTLTPASSTPVTTPAPEVSECFCQVAEATLVALESLKTSFNIRTAARFAFSRLISVLGVRILPQLPRWIDGLLTQTSSRDEMALFLRLLDQVIFGFKGEIFSILDTLLTPFLQRVFSGLADPTTGTDDEIQLAELKREYLNFLLAVLNNDLGAVIISERNQPLFETVITTIEHFAKDIEDFTTAKMAFSVLSRMGSAWGGPDIAPGASNGAAPTQAAIPGFGGFMISRFSPLCWALPTTPSFNSKDALAKQVLAEAGGLQRTIYLKTGMEYVEYLRTRELPGMGMGGDLIEEFLTALSQLDMKGFRQFFPSFIQRLSA